A region of Mesoplodon densirostris isolate mMesDen1 chromosome 11, mMesDen1 primary haplotype, whole genome shotgun sequence DNA encodes the following proteins:
- the LOC132499496 gene encoding LOW QUALITY PROTEIN: lipoyl synthase, mitochondrial-like (The sequence of the model RefSeq protein was modified relative to this genomic sequence to represent the inferred CDS: substituted 1 base at 1 genomic stop codon) has protein sequence MSVLAFDYRPNSDWRLKNMGPPATGCSSQPAGDPAIPRTGPFSISGKSGPEPPDNHSQIYLLGDPARRCRTAEDFCECLLSALPLACQLLETRCAVHSFTSARARVDIKTKVRVGIQRVREPPVAIPPARQMAERRSPNKQLDPLALLEKKERDALCCGNAVHTVGPCVFGRYLCSPVKKKEFLQKGPDLQDFVSGDLADKSTWDEYKGSVKRQKGERLRLPPWLKTEIPMGKNYNKLKNTMQNLNLHTGCEEARCPNIGECWGGREYATATAPIMLMGDTCTRGCRFXSAKTARNPPPLDANEPYNTAKAVAGWGLDYVVLTSVDREDMPDGGAEHFAKTVPYLKERKVRDPRANFEQSLRVLKHAKEVRPDVISKTPIMLGLGENDEQVYATMKALREAHVDCLTLGQYMQPTKRHLKVEEHITAEKFKYWEKAGNELGFHYTASGPLVCSSYKAGEFFLKNLVAKRKTKAL, from the exons ATGTCCGTGTTGGCTTTTGATTACAGACCCAACAGCGATTGGAGACTGAAGAATATGGGTCCCCCGGCCACTGGCTGCTCCTCCCAGCCTGCTGGAGACCCCGCCATCCCAAGAACTGGGCCATTCAGCATTTCAGG GAAGTCTGGGCCCGAGCCCCCAGATAACCACAGTCAGATTTACCTTTTGGGGGACCCAGCAAGAAGATGCAGGACAGCAGAG GACTTCTGTGAGTGTCTCTTGTCGGCCCTGCCCCTGGCGTGCCAGCTCTTGGAGACCAGGTGTGCCGTGCATTCCTTCACCAGCGCCAGGGCGAGAGTGGACATCAAGACCAAGGTGAGAGTGGGAATCCAGCGAGTCCGGGAACCTCCAGTGGCCATTCCTCCTGCAAGGCAGATGGCTGAGCGGCGGTCACCAAACAAACAACT TGATCCCTTGGCCCtgctagaaaaaaaagagagggatgcTCTATGCTGTGGGAACGCAGTCCACACCGTGGGCCCCTGCGTATTTGGAAGATATTTATGCAGTCCAGTCAA aaaaaaggaatttttaCAGAAAGGACCAGACCTTCAAGATTTTGTATCTGGTGATCTAGCAGACAAGAGCACCTGGGATGAATATAAAGGAAGCGTAAAACGCCAGAAAGGAGAACGGTTAAGACTACCTCCATGGCTAAAGACAGAGATTCCCATGGGGAAAAATTAcaataaactgaaaaatacaatgcaGAATTTAAATCTCCATACAGGGTGTGAGGAAGCTCGGTGTCCCAATATTGGAGAGTGTTGGGGAGGCAGAGAATATGCCACTGCCACTGCCCCAATCATGTTGATGGGTGACACATGTACAAGAGGTTGTAGGTTTTGATCTGCTAAGACTGCAAGAAATCCACCTCCACTGGATGCCAATGAGCCCTACAATACTGCAAAGGCAGTTGCAGGGTGGGGTCTGGATTATGTAGTCCTGACGTCTGTGGATCGAGAAGACATGCCTGATGGAGGAGCTGAACACTTTGCAAAGACTGTGCCTTACTTAAAGGAAAGGA AAGTTCGTGATCCCCGGGCCAATTTTGAGCAGTCTCTACGTGTACTGAAACATGCCAAGGAAGTTCGACCTGATGTTATTTCTAAAACACCTATAATGTTGGGTTTAGGTGAGAATGACGAGCAAGTATATGCAACGATGAAAGCACTTCGTGAGGCACATGTGGACTGTTTGACTTTAGGACAATATATGCAGCCAACAAAGCGCCACCTTAAGGTTGAAGAACACATTACTGCTGAAAAGTTCAAATACTGGGAAAAAGCAGGAAATGAACTTGGATTTCATTATACTGCAAGTGGCCCTCTGGTGTGTTCTTCATATAAAGCAGGTGAATTTTTCCTGAAAAATCTAGtggctaaaagaaaaacaaaagccctTTAA